The uncultured Campylobacter sp. genome includes the window TCCTACGAGCTCGCCGTAAATTTTAGCACCGCGCGCTTTTGCGTCTTCTAGCTCTTCTAAAACCAAAGCCGCCGCGCCTTCGCCCATAACAAAGCCATTTCGCTCCGCATCAAACGGACGTGAAGCGTGCGCAGGATCGTCGTTTCTAGCGCAAAGCGCCTTCATCGCGGCAAATCCGCCGATACCTACGGGACAAACCGCAGCCTCGGCACCCACTGCGAGCATCTTTTTCGCTTCGCCAATCATGATAACTCTCGCAGCGTCCATAATCGCATGCGCAGAAGCCGCACAAGCCGTAACGCTGGATAAATTCGGACCTTTTAATTTATAATATATAGAAACAAAGCCGCCGAGCATATTTACTAACGCAGAAGGGATAAAAAACGGCGAAATCCGCCTAGGACCGCGCTGCAAGCAGGTATTGGCATTTATCTCGATATTCGGCAAACCGCCGATACCGCTAGCCGAGCTAACGCCGAATTCGTCGCTATCGAAACCGCTAAATTTAGCGTCATCTATGGCTTCGCCCACAGCTTTAAGCCCGAGTTGGATAAATCTATCCATCTTTTTTATCTCTTTTCCATCCTCGATTATGCTCGAAGGATCGAAACCTTTTACTTCAGCTGCAATTTGAACCGGAAATTCGCTAGCGTCAAAGAGCGAAATTTTATCAACCCCGGTTTTTCCGTTACAGATATTTTCAAAACTGCTCTGTTTGTCAAGCCCGAGAGAGGTTATCATCCCGATGCCCGTTACTACGACTCGTTTCAAAACCGCTTCCTTAAAATTTTATTTCTTAGGCAAATTTTCTATATAATCTACTACGTCTTTAATGCTTACTAATTTTTCGGACTCGCTATCTGGGATCTCGATACCGAATTTCTCCTCTAAAGCCATTACTAGCTCAACTACGTCAAGAGAGTCCGCGCCCAAATCTTCGATAATTTTAGAGTCAAGTTTAACCTGATCCGGGCTAACGCTTAGTTGTTCTACAACTACGTCTCTTACATCTTCAAATACTGCCATTTTAGCACTCCTTTAAAAAAATACCGCGTAATTCTATAATATTTAACCTTAAATTCCGCTATTTAACGCTACATATAGAGCCCGCCGTTGATTTTAAGCGACTCTCCGGTAATGTAGCCCGCACCGTCGCTGAGCAAAAACGCAACTCCTTCGGCGACGTCGCTCGTGCTTCCAAGACGCTTAAGCGGGATGCTCGCTTCGTAGCTTGCTTTTACGTCGTCACTTAGCGCGTCCGTCATATCCGTAGCGATGAAGCCTGGAGTTATGCAATTGAAGCGAATTCCACGCGCTGCGCCCTCTTTTGCAAAGCTCTTACTCATCGCGATCATTCCGCCCTTGCTCGCGCTGTAATTGACCTGCCCGGCGTTTCCCATTTCGCCGACGATCGAGGCGATGTTTACGACCGCACCGAAGCGCTTTTTGCTCATTAGCTTTAAAGCTTCGCGGCAGCCGATGAAGGCGCTGCTTAAATTTGCTTCGATCACGCCCATGAAGTCTTCCAGCTTCATCCTAAGCGCGAGCTTGTCGTTCGTAACGCCCGCGTTATTTACGAGATAGCTTAGCTCGCCGTCGCTTTGCGCGATCAGGGCAATCGCCTCGCTAAATTCCGCTTCGTTCGTCGCATCAAATTTTATCACGGCGCCCTCTCCGCCGTTTGCGCGGATCTCCTCTAGCAGCGCGTCAGCAGGCTCTGGTGCAGAGCGATAATTGATCCACACCTTAAGCCCGTAGCCGGCTAAAGTCCTTGCGATCTGCGCGCCGATACCGCGGCTCGCGCCCGTGATTAAAACGTTTTTTCCACTAAATTTCATACTTGTCCTTTTATTAAAATTTTAATGCCTAGCATAAATTTATCCAAATTTACCTAAATTTTAGCCGTTTAAATTTAGCTGCAACCCGTGCCGTTTAAATTTCAAAACAGCGCCTCGTCCATCTCCGCGGGCTTCGGTAGCCCCATTAGCTTTAGCACGGTAGCTGCGACGTTACTAAGCCCAAGTCCGCTTTTTAGCTCGCGCGCGCCGCGCCCCAGCACGAAGCAAAATACGTCAAAGGTCGTGTGGTTGGTTAAAATTTCGCCGTCAGCGTCTCGCATCGCCTCGCAGTTGCCGTGGTCGCTAATCTGCACATAGGCGTAATCGTGCGCCCTCGCCGCGCTTAAAATTTTACCGATGCACTCATCCACCGCTTCGACCGCCTTTACCGCGGCATCGTAATTGCCCGTGTGGCCGACCATATCGCCGTTTGCGAAATTTACGACGATGAAATCGATCCCCGCTTCGATGCCGCGGATCACCGCATCGCACACCGCGGGCGCGCTCATCTGCGGCTGCTCATCGTAGGTTTTTACTTTCGGGCTTGGTATCAGCACGCGAGTTTCGTTCGGCAGCGGCTCCTCGACGCCGCCGTTAAAGAAAAACGTCACGTGGGCGTATTTTTCAGTCTCGGCGGTGTGAAGCTGCGTAAGACCGGCTTCCGCGATCACTTCGCAAAGCGTGTTTTTAAGCACAGGCTTCTCAAAAAGTAGAGGAAATTTAAAACTCGCGTCGTATTCGCTCATCGTGATTAAATTTTGCACGATAAATTTTCGCTTGAATTCGCCGAAGCCCTCATCACCCAAAGCCGCGCAAAGCTCCCTGGCGCGATCGTTTCTAAAATTTATAAAAATCACTCCGTCATCCGCGCCGATACCGCCAAAGCCGTTAAAGCTCGCAGGCTCGATAAACTCGTCGCTCACGCCGCGCTCGTAGCTTTGCAGCACGTACTCGCTAGGCGAAATTTCAAGCGGCGCCGCTTCACCCAAAAGCACGTCGTAAGCGCGCTTTACGCGATCAAAACGCTTGTCGCGATCCATCGCGTAAAAGCGCCCGCACACGCTAGCGACTTTAAATTTAGCCTGTAGATGCTTTAAAAATTCCGCTCCGCTGCTCGGCGAAACGTCGCGCCCATCGGTGATAGCGTGCGCCCATGTCTCGCAACCCGCATTCTGCGCTATATCACAGATCGCGTCGAAATGGCGCAGATGCGAATGCACGCCGCCGTCGCTGTAAAGCCCTATGACGTGCACCCTGCGGCACTTTGAAAGCAGGCTTTGCAGCGCTTCGTTTTTCTCAAGCGAGCCCTCATCGATCGCGCGATCGATTTTGACTAGGTTTTGATACAAAATTCTACCGCTTCCGATCGTCATGTGCCCTACTTCGCTGTTTCCCATCTGCCCCTGCGGCAAGCCCACGGCAAGCCCGGAGGTACGCAGTAGCGTATTGGGCACGTTTTTAAAAAGATAATCATAGGCGGGCTTTTTCGCATTTGCAAACGCGTTAAATTTATCGCTCGCGTTAAAGCCGATGCCGTCGGTGATAAGTAAAATCGTCTTTTGCCCCATTTTGGCTCCTAAATTTCGTCTAAATTTCGCCGCACAGGTCTTTTAAAGCAGGTCTGCGGCGCTGTTTTTACGAGCGGCATTATACTTTCTTTTGGCAAATGCGGCAAAATTTCATCCGCCCTAAAAGCTAAATTTTACCTCTTTTATACTAAAATGCGCGTTTTCATATAAAATTTCATAAAATTTAAAAGGCAAACTTTGTTTTATTATCTTTATCATCTTACGAATATAAATTTCTTCCAATACATCACCGCGCGCGCAGGGCTTGCGTTTTTTATCGCTTTTTGTTTTTCGGTCTGGGCTATGCCGCGGTTTATCCGCTGGGCGCAAGCTAGACACGCCGCGCAGCCCATCTACGAGCTCGCGCCGCAAAACCATCAGAAAAAGAGCAAAACCCCCACGATGGGCGGGCTCGTTTTCGTTACTGCCGCGGTGCTCGCAAGCCTGCTGTGCGCCAAGCTAAACAACGTCTTCGTGCTCTGCGGATTGCTTTGTTTGGTGGGCTTTGGATACATTGGCTTTAAGGACGATATCTCTAAAATTTTAGGCCGTCAAAACCACGCAGGTCTTAGCGCGCGGGCTAAATTTGCACTGCAAAATTTCTTGGCGTTTCTGATCGGGGCTACGCTTTATGCTTTTAGCGACCTGGGCGGGGAATTTTTCGTGCCGTTTTTTAAATACCCTCTACTAAATTTATGGATCTTCGCGCCGCTGTTTTGGACGATCGTGATAAGCGCGAGCTCAAACGCGGTAAATTTAACCGACGGCCTGGACGGATTAGCGACCATTCCGTCGGTATTTTCGCTCTGCAGCTTGGGCGTATTTGCCTATCTTTGCGGGCATGCGATCTACTCGCAATATCTCTTGCTACCGCGCGTCGCGGGCGCGGGCGAGGTCTGCATCATCGTCTCGGCGCTAATCGGCGCGCTGCTTGGGTTCTTGTGGTTTAACTGCTATCCCGCCGAAGTCTTTATGGGCGATAGCGGCAGCCTCAGCGTGGGTGCGTTTTTAGGGTACTGCGCGGTCATCACGAAAAATGAAATTTTACTCATAATGATCGGCTTCGTCTTCGTCATCGAGACGCTCAGCGTGATCTTGCAAGTGGGCAGCTTTAAAATTTTCAAACGCAGAATTTTCCTGATGGCGCCGATACACCACCATTTTGAGCTTAAAGGCTGGGTCGAGAACAAAATCATCATCCGCTTTTGGATCATTGCGCTAATCGCAAATATCATAGCGCTGACGTCGCTGAAATTGAGATAAAATGCGAGCGCAGATCGAGCCCGACTTCAAAACGGCGCGTAAAAGATACGGCGAAACGGCTGAGCTTAGCGCGGGCGAGATAACTCAAATTTTATGGGGCGAAAGGGGAGAAAAATGAAAAAATCGCTATTTGGCTACGGGCTTACGACCAGAGCGATCGCCGAGCACTGCCACGACGAAGGCGGCTGGGAGATCTACGACGATAAATTTGAAATTTCTTCGGGCGCGCCGAAGCTGGACGAGTTCGGCAACGCGCTTTTAAACCCAAGCGAGTTCGATCCCGCCGCAAGCGAGCTTGAAATCCCAAGTCCAGGCTTTCCTCCGCATCACGAGCTGGTGCAAAAGGCGCGGAATTTAATCAGCGAATACGATTATTTTGACGATTACAAAGGTCTTAAAATTTGGATCAGCGGCACGAACGGCAAGACCACGACGACGAAGATGATGCAGCACTTACTCGAGCGATACGGCTCGCAAATGGGCGGTAACGTGGGCGTTCCGCTTGCAAAGCTTGATAAAAGCGCCAAAATTTGGGTGCTGGAGACGAGCTCGTTTACGCTGCACTACACCAAGCACGCGCGCCCCGACATCTACGTGCTGCTCGCGATCACGCCCGATCATCTCAGCTGGCACGGCGATTTTGCGGAGTATGAACGCGCTAAACTCTCGCCGCTGTTAGCGATGCGCGAAGGCTCCGTGGCGCTGATCCCGCGCGCCTACGAAAGCTCTGCCGCCGCGCAAAATAGCCTAGCTCGCGTGATCTGTTACGAAGACGAAGCGGATCTGGCGCAAAAATTCGGCATCGATCTGGGCGAAATAAAATTCCGCACGCCGTTTTTGATCGACGCGCTTTTGGCGCTGTGCGTGGAGAAAATTTTATTCGACAGATGCGACGTCACGCGACTGAACGACTTTGTGATCGAGGGCAATAAGCTCGAAGAATTTACCGACGCGCGCGGCAGGCTCTGGGTCAATGACACGAA containing:
- the fabG gene encoding 3-oxoacyl-ACP reductase FabG, translated to MKFSGKNVLITGASRGIGAQIARTLAGYGLKVWINYRSAPEPADALLEEIRANGGEGAVIKFDATNEAEFSEAIALIAQSDGELSYLVNNAGVTNDKLALRMKLEDFMGVIEANLSSAFIGCREALKLMSKKRFGAVVNIASIVGEMGNAGQVNYSASKGGMIAMSKSFAKEGAARGIRFNCITPGFIATDMTDALSDDVKASYEASIPLKRLGSTSDVAEGVAFLLSDGAGYITGESLKINGGLYM
- the acpP gene encoding acyl carrier protein, producing the protein MAVFEDVRDVVVEQLSVSPDQVKLDSKIIEDLGADSLDVVELVMALEEKFGIEIPDSESEKLVSIKDVVDYIENLPKK
- the mraY gene encoding phospho-N-acetylmuramoyl-pentapeptide-transferase, with the protein product MFYYLYHLTNINFFQYITARAGLAFFIAFCFSVWAMPRFIRWAQARHAAQPIYELAPQNHQKKSKTPTMGGLVFVTAAVLASLLCAKLNNVFVLCGLLCLVGFGYIGFKDDISKILGRQNHAGLSARAKFALQNFLAFLIGATLYAFSDLGGEFFVPFFKYPLLNLWIFAPLFWTIVISASSNAVNLTDGLDGLATIPSVFSLCSLGVFAYLCGHAIYSQYLLLPRVAGAGEVCIIVSALIGALLGFLWFNCYPAEVFMGDSGSLSVGAFLGYCAVITKNEILLIMIGFVFVIETLSVILQVGSFKIFKRRIFLMAPIHHHFELKGWVENKIIIRFWIIALIANIIALTSLKLR
- a CDS encoding beta-ketoacyl-ACP synthase II, producing MKRVVVTGIGMITSLGLDKQSSFENICNGKTGVDKISLFDASEFPVQIAAEVKGFDPSSIIEDGKEIKKMDRFIQLGLKAVGEAIDDAKFSGFDSDEFGVSSASGIGGLPNIEINANTCLQRGPRRISPFFIPSALVNMLGGFVSIYYKLKGPNLSSVTACAASAHAIMDAARVIMIGEAKKMLAVGAEAAVCPVGIGGFAAMKALCARNDDPAHASRPFDAERNGFVMGEGAAALVLEELEDAKARGAKIYGELVGFGASGDAYHITSPSLDGPIRAMKKAYEMAGRPKIDYINAHGTSTVINDKNETAALKELFGEGKVPAVSSTKGQLGHCLGAAGAVEAAISLLAMQNGIIPPTINQISKDPDCDLDYVPNVARKAKLDCVMSNNFGFGGTNASLIFKRVD
- the gpmI gene encoding 2,3-bisphosphoglycerate-independent phosphoglycerate mutase, giving the protein MGQKTILLITDGIGFNASDKFNAFANAKKPAYDYLFKNVPNTLLRTSGLAVGLPQGQMGNSEVGHMTIGSGRILYQNLVKIDRAIDEGSLEKNEALQSLLSKCRRVHVIGLYSDGGVHSHLRHFDAICDIAQNAGCETWAHAITDGRDVSPSSGAEFLKHLQAKFKVASVCGRFYAMDRDKRFDRVKRAYDVLLGEAAPLEISPSEYVLQSYERGVSDEFIEPASFNGFGGIGADDGVIFINFRNDRARELCAALGDEGFGEFKRKFIVQNLITMSEYDASFKFPLLFEKPVLKNTLCEVIAEAGLTQLHTAETEKYAHVTFFFNGGVEEPLPNETRVLIPSPKVKTYDEQPQMSAPAVCDAVIRGIEAGIDFIVVNFANGDMVGHTGNYDAAVKAVEAVDECIGKILSAARAHDYAYVQISDHGNCEAMRDADGEILTNHTTFDVFCFVLGRGARELKSGLGLSNVAATVLKLMGLPKPAEMDEALF